A DNA window from Halomonas zincidurans B6 contains the following coding sequences:
- the ilvD gene encoding dihydroxy-acid dehydratase — translation MPEYRSRTTTAGRNMAGARALWRATGMNDEDFHKPIVAVANSFTQFVPGHVHLKDMGQLVAREIEKAGGVAKEFNTIAVDDGIAMGHDGMLYSLPSRDIIADSVEYMVNAHCADALVCISNCDKITPGMLMAAMRLNVPTIFVSGGPMEAGKTKLLDHGLDLVDAMVMAADDSVDDATLDEVERSACPTCGSCSGMFTANSMNCLTEALGLALPGNGTMLATHSDRRRLFETAGERIVELAKRYYENDEAHLLPRAIGSRDAFKNAMTLDIAMGGSTNTILHLLAAAQEAEVDFTLADIDRLSREVPQLCKLAPNTQQYHIEDCHRAGGIMGILGELDRAGVLNTAVPTVYGDSLAEALDSWDIMRNPTPAVVEFFKAGPGGVRTQQAFSQSARWPSLDGNRASGCIRDLAHAFSREGGLAVLYGNIAENGCVVKTAGVDDSILVFEGPAHVVESQDQAVEHVLEGKVKAGEVVIIRYEGPKGGPGMQEMLYPTSYLKSKGLGKVCALLTDGRFSGGTSGLSIGHVSPEAAAGGAIGLVESGDVIRIDIPQRTIDVQLPAGELARRREAMEARGNEAWKPVIQRVRKVSAALKAYALLATSADRGAVRDLSKLD, via the coding sequence ATGCCCGAGTATCGCTCACGCACCACCACCGCCGGCCGCAACATGGCCGGCGCCCGCGCCCTGTGGCGCGCCACCGGGATGAACGACGAGGACTTCCACAAGCCGATCGTCGCCGTCGCCAACTCCTTCACCCAGTTCGTGCCCGGCCACGTCCATCTCAAGGACATGGGCCAACTGGTGGCCCGGGAGATCGAGAAGGCCGGCGGGGTGGCCAAGGAATTCAACACCATCGCCGTCGACGACGGCATCGCCATGGGCCACGACGGCATGCTCTATTCGCTGCCGAGCCGCGACATCATCGCCGACAGCGTCGAGTACATGGTCAATGCCCACTGTGCCGATGCGCTGGTGTGCATCTCCAACTGCGACAAGATCACCCCGGGGATGCTGATGGCGGCGATGCGCCTCAACGTGCCGACGATCTTCGTCTCCGGCGGGCCGATGGAGGCGGGTAAGACGAAACTGCTCGATCACGGCCTGGACCTGGTCGATGCGATGGTGATGGCGGCCGACGACAGCGTCGACGACGCCACGCTCGACGAGGTCGAGCGCAGCGCCTGCCCGACCTGCGGCAGCTGCTCGGGGATGTTCACCGCCAACTCGATGAACTGCCTGACCGAGGCGCTGGGCCTGGCGCTGCCCGGCAACGGCACTATGCTGGCGACCCACAGCGACCGCCGGCGGCTGTTCGAGACCGCCGGCGAGCGCATCGTCGAGCTGGCCAAGCGCTATTACGAGAATGACGAGGCGCACCTGCTGCCGCGCGCCATCGGTTCCAGGGACGCCTTCAAGAACGCCATGACGCTCGACATCGCCATGGGCGGCTCGACCAACACCATCCTGCACTTGCTGGCGGCGGCCCAGGAGGCCGAGGTCGACTTCACCCTGGCCGACATCGACCGGCTTTCCCGCGAGGTGCCGCAGTTGTGCAAGCTGGCGCCCAACACCCAGCAGTACCACATCGAGGATTGCCATCGTGCCGGCGGCATCATGGGGATTCTCGGCGAGCTCGACCGCGCCGGGGTGCTCAACACCGCGGTGCCCACGGTCTACGGCGACAGCCTGGCCGAGGCGCTGGACAGCTGGGACATCATGCGCAACCCGACGCCCGCGGTAGTCGAGTTCTTCAAGGCCGGCCCCGGCGGCGTGCGCACCCAGCAGGCCTTCTCGCAGTCGGCGCGCTGGCCGAGCCTCGACGGCAACCGGGCCAGCGGCTGCATTCGCGATCTCGCCCATGCCTTCTCCCGCGAAGGCGGGCTGGCGGTGCTCTACGGCAACATCGCCGAAAACGGCTGCGTGGTGAAGACCGCCGGTGTCGACGACTCGATTCTGGTATTCGAGGGTCCGGCGCACGTAGTCGAGTCCCAGGATCAGGCGGTCGAGCATGTGCTCGAAGGCAAGGTCAAGGCGGGTGAGGTGGTAATCATCCGCTACGAAGGCCCGAAGGGCGGGCCGGGCATGCAGGAGATGCTCTATCCGACCTCGTATCTCAAGTCCAAGGGGCTGGGCAAGGTCTGCGCGCTGCTGACCGACGGACGCTTCTCGGGCGGCACCTCGGGGCTGTCGATCGGCCATGTCTCGCCCGAGGCGGCGGCGGGCGGGGCGATCGGCCTGGTCGAAAGTGGCGACGTGATTCGCATCGACATTCCCCAGCGGACCATCGACGTGCAGCTGCCTGCCGGGGAGCTGGCGCGACGCCGCGAGGCGATGGAGGCGCGCGGCAACGAAGCCTGGAAACCGGTCATCCAGCGCGTGCGCAAGGTATCCGCGGCACTCAAGGCCTACGCCTTGCTTGCGACTTCGGCCGACCGCGGCGCAGTGCGCGATCTCTCCAAGCTCGACTGA